One region of Ahniella affigens genomic DNA includes:
- a CDS encoding patatin-like phospholipase family protein, with translation MLNVCRVVLALASGLLAFGAVAESAATTAEPSAAPPRIGLVLGGGGARGAAHIGVLKALEREHVPIHAIAGTSMGAIVGSMYASGYSPDQIEAILGSVDYQTFFSDEPSRLDLPMRRKEQDFRDLLDFELGFRDGRIQFPRGLLQGQKFLNLMRRVTLPVWNVERFDDLPIPFRAVATDIGKGERVVFSEGDLALAVRASMAVPGAYAPIRVDGRLMVDGGLVDNVPIDVVRAMGVDRVIVVDVSGPLMPESELDSPVAVSLQMITVLMQQRTDQAIATLGPNDLLIRPALGDFDSAAFDKGKDAIAIGEQSTAALSNRLRDFALPPEAYAAVRAKQQLPAFDTPLIAWVDVSDARTRTPGQVSRLLADQPGQRLDPDAIESRLAKAYGAGSYERILYRLGRKDDAFGLKVTPVDKGWGPNYIGFGLQINDDFNGRSDYQIAAEASFTGLNRWGAEARLRMDLGRVAGFSGEWFQPFGDTGQLYLLPGVAVSARNQPVLNGLDTAAEYRFEQLKAGIEAGWLVNDRLTLFAELERGVTETSLLVGASDQFPEFRLQFGSIGFGGRYDTLDNAFFPSQGSRGSVEATAFREALGTANNGEVVAVDWNTAVSRGRYHGVFGLVGQTEFGEPDALEGLATLGGLAQLSGYGERELVGRHSALARAVFYRRFGDMTRLVSVPSYVGFSLESGNVWDSRDDISRDSLIFAGSVFVGVSTPLGPVFLGYGHADTGASSFYLNFGSLFSGRR, from the coding sequence ATGTTGAATGTCTGTCGTGTTGTTCTGGCCCTTGCATCTGGCCTGCTTGCGTTTGGCGCGGTCGCCGAATCGGCTGCGACAACTGCCGAGCCAAGCGCGGCGCCGCCACGTATCGGGCTCGTCCTGGGTGGCGGCGGCGCCCGGGGCGCGGCGCATATTGGCGTGCTCAAAGCCTTGGAACGCGAACATGTGCCGATTCACGCAATCGCCGGCACCAGCATGGGCGCGATTGTTGGGAGCATGTATGCGTCGGGCTACTCGCCGGACCAGATCGAGGCGATTCTCGGTTCGGTTGACTATCAGACGTTTTTTTCCGACGAGCCATCGCGCCTTGATTTGCCGATGCGGCGCAAGGAACAGGATTTTCGCGATCTGCTCGATTTCGAGCTTGGCTTTCGTGATGGCCGGATTCAGTTCCCGCGCGGCTTGCTGCAGGGCCAGAAGTTCCTGAATCTGATGCGGCGCGTGACGCTGCCGGTTTGGAATGTCGAGCGTTTCGACGATTTGCCGATCCCGTTTCGGGCCGTGGCGACCGACATCGGCAAGGGTGAGCGTGTGGTGTTTTCCGAGGGTGATTTGGCTCTGGCAGTCCGCGCCAGTATGGCGGTCCCTGGCGCCTACGCGCCGATCCGCGTGGATGGCCGGCTGATGGTCGACGGTGGCCTGGTGGACAACGTGCCGATCGATGTGGTGCGGGCAATGGGCGTCGACCGCGTCATTGTGGTCGATGTGAGCGGTCCCCTGATGCCGGAGTCCGAACTTGATTCGCCGGTCGCGGTGTCGCTGCAAATGATCACGGTGCTGATGCAGCAGCGAACCGATCAGGCGATTGCGACACTCGGACCGAATGATCTGTTGATCCGTCCGGCACTCGGTGACTTCGATTCCGCCGCCTTCGACAAGGGCAAGGACGCCATCGCCATTGGCGAGCAATCCACGGCCGCGCTGAGCAACCGGCTGCGCGATTTCGCCCTGCCGCCCGAGGCGTATGCCGCCGTCCGCGCGAAGCAACAACTGCCGGCATTCGATACGCCGCTGATTGCCTGGGTGGACGTGAGCGACGCGCGCACGCGCACGCCTGGGCAGGTTTCGCGCTTGCTCGCCGATCAACCGGGCCAGCGGCTGGATCCAGATGCCATCGAGTCGCGGCTTGCCAAAGCATACGGTGCGGGCAGTTACGAGCGCATTCTGTATCGACTTGGCCGCAAGGACGACGCGTTCGGCTTGAAAGTGACGCCGGTCGACAAGGGTTGGGGTCCGAACTACATCGGCTTTGGCTTGCAGATCAATGACGACTTCAATGGCCGCTCGGATTACCAGATCGCTGCGGAGGCCAGCTTTACCGGCCTGAACCGCTGGGGCGCGGAAGCACGACTGCGCATGGATCTGGGTCGTGTCGCTGGATTCAGCGGCGAGTGGTTTCAACCGTTCGGCGATACCGGGCAGCTTTACCTGCTGCCGGGCGTGGCCGTCAGCGCCCGCAACCAACCAGTTTTGAACGGGCTCGATACTGCCGCCGAATATCGATTCGAACAATTGAAGGCCGGTATCGAGGCCGGTTGGCTGGTCAACGATCGACTGACCTTGTTTGCCGAGCTGGAGCGGGGTGTCACCGAGACCAGCCTGCTCGTCGGCGCGAGTGATCAGTTCCCGGAGTTCCGTTTACAGTTCGGCAGCATCGGATTCGGCGGCCGGTATGACACGCTCGACAACGCATTCTTCCCAAGTCAGGGTTCGCGCGGCAGTGTCGAGGCCACCGCATTCCGGGAAGCACTTGGCACCGCTAACAACGGCGAAGTAGTGGCGGTGGACTGGAACACCGCGGTGTCCCGTGGTCGTTATCACGGGGTATTTGGACTGGTGGGACAAACTGAATTCGGGGAGCCTGATGCGTTGGAGGGTCTGGCCACACTGGGCGGCCTCGCGCAGCTTTCCGGCTATGGCGAACGCGAACTGGTCGGGCGCCACTCGGCACTGGCTCGGGCGGTGTTTTATCGCCGTTTTGGCGATATGACCCGTCTGGTGTCGGTGCCAAGCTACGTGGGATTCAGCCTGGAATCTGGCAATGTCTGGGACAGCCGCGATGACATTTCGCGCGACTCGTTGATCTTTGCCGGGTCCGTGTTCGTGGGGGTATCGACACCTCTGGGGCCGGTGTTTCTGGGATACGGTCATGCGGATACGGGGGCGAGTTCGTTCTACCTCAACTTCGGTTCGTTGTTCAGTGGCCGCCGCTGA
- the pilB gene encoding type IV-A pilus assembly ATPase PilB has product MANPINPAQLTGLPGIVRRLVIDGVISEEDARKAFDASNKQKIPLVSFLVQNAVAPAIQVANAAATEFGIPLFDVRALDLRQAPIKLVEEKLIQQHRAMPLFKRGNRLFVGISDPTNLRALDEIKFQANLPVDPIIVPEDFLEKAIESALAGVDQLNQQLGGDEDEGLEGMELGDDEDLDDAAQGGNDSGVDDTPIVKFVNKCLLDAIKRGASDIHFEPYETLMRVRFRLDGILRPVANAPVKLAPRIAARIKVMAGLDIAERRLPQDGRIKLNISKAKSMDFRVSTCPTLFGEKAVLRILDASAAKLGIDKLGYEEEQKGHFLDAIHKPYGMVLVTGPTGSGKTVSLYTALNILNTDAVNISTAEDPVEIRVHGINQVQQNAKKGMTFAAALRSFLRQDPDIIMVGEIRDLETAEIAIKAAQTGHFVLSTLHTNDAPQTVARLMNMGIAPFNITSSVTLITAQRLARRLHDCKRPIRIPREALLAEGFKEDEVDSMTLYEAVGCSGCNDGYKGRVGIYQVMPMTEEIQKVILHGGNAIQIAEIAKRNGINDLRQSALLKCRNGFTSLAEINRVTKD; this is encoded by the coding sequence ATGGCGAATCCCATCAATCCGGCACAACTCACCGGCCTGCCCGGCATCGTGCGGCGTTTGGTGATCGATGGGGTCATCAGTGAGGAAGACGCACGCAAGGCGTTTGATGCGTCTAACAAGCAGAAGATTCCGCTGGTAAGTTTTTTGGTACAAAACGCCGTGGCGCCGGCCATCCAAGTGGCCAACGCGGCAGCGACCGAATTCGGCATTCCGCTGTTCGATGTGCGTGCGCTCGATCTTCGGCAGGCGCCGATCAAGCTGGTGGAGGAAAAACTGATCCAGCAGCATCGGGCGATGCCTTTGTTCAAGCGCGGCAATCGCCTGTTCGTCGGCATTTCTGATCCAACCAACCTGCGTGCGCTGGACGAAATTAAATTCCAGGCCAATCTGCCGGTCGACCCCATCATTGTGCCCGAGGACTTCCTGGAGAAGGCCATCGAATCGGCGTTGGCCGGCGTCGACCAGCTGAATCAGCAGCTGGGTGGCGATGAGGACGAAGGCCTGGAGGGCATGGAGCTCGGTGACGACGAAGATCTGGACGATGCGGCCCAGGGTGGTAACGACTCCGGGGTCGATGACACGCCGATCGTCAAGTTCGTCAACAAGTGCCTGCTCGACGCGATCAAGCGCGGCGCGTCCGATATTCACTTCGAGCCTTACGAGACGTTGATGCGCGTGCGCTTTCGTCTGGACGGCATTCTGCGGCCGGTCGCCAACGCGCCGGTCAAGCTGGCGCCGCGCATTGCCGCCCGTATCAAGGTCATGGCTGGTCTGGACATTGCCGAGCGCCGTCTCCCGCAGGACGGACGCATCAAGCTGAATATCAGCAAGGCGAAGTCGATGGACTTTCGCGTGAGTACCTGCCCAACGCTGTTCGGCGAAAAAGCGGTGCTGCGTATTCTGGACGCGTCCGCGGCCAAGCTCGGTATCGACAAGCTGGGCTATGAAGAAGAGCAGAAAGGTCACTTCCTGGATGCCATTCACAAGCCCTATGGAATGGTGCTGGTGACCGGTCCAACCGGGTCCGGCAAAACGGTATCGCTCTATACCGCGCTCAATATTCTCAATACCGATGCGGTCAATATCTCGACGGCTGAAGACCCGGTCGAAATCCGCGTGCATGGCATCAACCAGGTTCAGCAGAATGCCAAGAAGGGCATGACGTTCGCGGCGGCGCTGCGCTCGTTCCTGCGCCAGGACCCGGACATCATCATGGTCGGCGAAATCCGCGATCTGGAAACCGCCGAGATCGCGATCAAGGCGGCGCAGACCGGGCACTTCGTGTTGTCCACGCTGCACACCAACGACGCGCCGCAGACGGTTGCGCGCCTGATGAACATGGGCATTGCCCCGTTCAATATCACCTCATCTGTGACCTTGATCACGGCGCAGCGCCTGGCGCGGCGCTTACATGATTGCAAACGGCCCATCCGAATCCCGCGCGAGGCCCTGCTGGCTGAAGGCTTCAAGGAAGACGAGGTTGACTCGATGACCTTGTACGAAGCCGTTGGCTGCAGCGGCTGCAACGATGGTTACAAGGGTCGCGTCGGCATTTATCAAGTGATGCCGATGACCGAAGAAATTCAGAAGGTGATTCTGCATGGCGGCAACGCCATCCAGATCGCCGAAATTGCCAAGCGCAACGGCATCAACGATCTGCGCCAGTCTGCACTGCTGAAATGCCGTAACGGCTTCACCAGTCTGGCCGAGATCAACCGCGTCACCAAGGACTAA
- a CDS encoding lipid-binding SYLF domain-containing protein, which yields MLRPLMLTALLALAGQSLAASETNLTRAQDATRVLNEIMMAPDKRVPNRLIDEAEAIAVIPDVVKAGLVVGGRHGRGLLSVRSPDRTWSNPSFISVSGGSIGFQAGVQSTDVILIFRTRRGVDSLVNGKFTLGADAAVAAGPVGRNAQAATDDQLKAEIYSYSRSRGLFAGVALDGSVLAIDKKSNVDVYGPKARPRRIFEGRVQDVPSAVVDFRDRLEEYAASAESAPQ from the coding sequence ATGCTGCGACCCTTGATGCTCACTGCCCTGCTGGCACTCGCTGGCCAATCTCTGGCGGCCTCTGAAACCAATCTGACGCGCGCGCAAGATGCGACCCGCGTGCTCAACGAGATCATGATGGCGCCCGACAAGCGTGTGCCGAATCGATTGATCGACGAAGCCGAAGCAATTGCCGTGATTCCGGACGTAGTCAAAGCCGGCTTAGTCGTAGGCGGCAGACACGGCCGCGGTCTGTTGTCGGTCCGTTCGCCTGACCGGACGTGGTCCAATCCAAGCTTCATTTCGGTGTCGGGCGGCAGTATCGGCTTTCAGGCGGGCGTGCAGTCCACCGACGTGATCTTGATTTTCCGGACGCGCCGTGGCGTCGATTCCCTGGTCAATGGCAAATTTACGCTGGGTGCCGATGCCGCGGTCGCTGCCGGCCCGGTTGGCCGCAATGCGCAGGCCGCCACCGACGATCAGTTGAAAGCCGAGATTTACAGCTATTCGCGCAGTCGCGGACTCTTTGCTGGCGTGGCGCTGGATGGCTCGGTGCTGGCCATCGACAAGAAGAGCAACGTTGACGTTTATGGGCCGAAGGCCCGCCCGCGACGCATTTTTGAAGGCCGTGTGCAAGACGTGCCGAGTGCCGTGGTCGACTTCCGGGATCGCCTTGAGGAATATGCCGCGAGCGCCGAGAGCGCGCCGCAGTAG
- a CDS encoding type II secretion system F family protein — translation MATATAPRTTGRQTAVKAGAKQPAQPRYEQLQTFYWSAKDKRGKVMKGEMMGKNENLVKAELRKQGLTPTTVSQKKAGMFAKRGKVSAQEIAIFARQLATMMQSGVPMVQAFDIIASGQKNAAMSEMLTAVKNEIEGGSSLYEALGKFPVQFDELFRNLVRAGEQAGVLDTVLDTVATYKENIEAIKGKIKKALFYPAAVIAVALIVSAILLIFVIPQFEAVFKGFGTDLPAFTQLYVKASKFMVAYWWVVLFIGIAAAVTFLQAYKRSPAFAHFLDRMMLKLPVIGGILHSSAIARFSRTLALTFKSGVPLVEALETVGGATGSMIYNEATKRIKEDVAVGYQLNIAMRQVNLFPPMVIQMTAIGEEAGSLDTMLTKVAEFFEREVNNAVDALSSLLEPFIMVIIGTMVGSMVIAMYLPIFKMAATV, via the coding sequence ATGGCCACCGCTACCGCCCCCCGCACCACAGGTCGTCAAACCGCCGTCAAGGCTGGTGCGAAACAGCCTGCTCAGCCGCGCTACGAACAACTGCAGACCTTCTACTGGTCAGCCAAGGACAAGCGCGGCAAGGTCATGAAAGGCGAAATGATGGGGAAGAACGAAAACCTCGTCAAAGCCGAGCTGCGCAAGCAAGGGCTGACGCCGACCACGGTGTCACAGAAGAAAGCGGGCATGTTCGCCAAGCGTGGCAAGGTGTCCGCGCAGGAAATTGCGATTTTCGCCCGTCAGCTCGCAACGATGATGCAGTCGGGCGTGCCCATGGTGCAGGCCTTCGACATCATTGCCAGTGGCCAGAAAAACGCCGCGATGTCGGAAATGCTGACGGCGGTCAAGAACGAAATCGAAGGCGGCTCCAGCCTGTACGAGGCGCTCGGCAAATTCCCAGTCCAGTTCGACGAGTTGTTCCGCAATCTGGTGCGCGCCGGTGAGCAGGCTGGTGTGCTCGATACCGTTCTGGACACCGTCGCCACGTACAAGGAAAACATCGAGGCGATCAAGGGCAAGATCAAGAAGGCGCTCTTTTATCCCGCAGCGGTAATCGCGGTCGCGTTGATCGTCAGCGCGATCTTGCTGATTTTCGTGATTCCGCAGTTCGAAGCCGTGTTCAAAGGCTTCGGCACCGATCTGCCGGCGTTCACCCAGCTCTATGTGAAGGCTTCGAAGTTCATGGTGGCGTACTGGTGGGTTGTGCTCTTTATCGGCATCGCGGCCGCCGTTACGTTCTTACAGGCTTACAAGCGCTCGCCAGCCTTTGCGCATTTTCTCGATCGAATGATGCTCAAGCTTCCGGTCATTGGCGGCATTCTGCACAGTTCGGCCATCGCCCGCTTCTCGCGTACGCTGGCGCTGACATTCAAGTCGGGCGTACCGCTTGTGGAAGCGCTGGAAACTGTGGGTGGTGCCACCGGCAGCATGATTTACAACGAAGCCACCAAACGAATCAAAGAGGACGTGGCCGTTGGCTACCAGTTGAACATCGCGATGCGGCAGGTCAACCTGTTTCCCCCGATGGTGATACAGATGACTGCGATCGGCGAAGAGGCCGGCTCGCTCGATACGATGCTGACCAAAGTCGCCGAGTTCTTCGAGCGTGAGGTCAACAACGCGGTCGATGCCCTGAGCAGCTTGTTGGAACCGTTCATCATGGTGATCATCGGTACGATGGTCGGCAGCATGGTGATCGCCATGTACCTGCCCATCTTCAAGATGGCAGCGACGGTTTAA
- a CDS encoding M13 family metallopeptidase: MPVSQRILPTLLSLGLGLGLAGLVQADDAVSGKPVFGSFGIALLHRDLNVLPGDDFNRYANGIWQDTYQLKDHETRYGAFTLLSDQAEIDVRAIIEGITDDDAKRDPEAQQVRDLYRSVMNIEARNQAGLKPIQKALDQIAQIKNSKDLAEAFGRAPIDGSISPFFGIIGPDRKAPEQNVLSLIVGGLGLPDREYYTDPAPRFIEIRKAYRAHIAKMLSLAGFDETDARAESIMKLETEIAKHLWPRAELRDRDKTYNLVSFKDLKQTYKGFDWALYFRAAGIKHPPKSLNLNTPSAMPPIVALTQSQPVAVWRDYLRFHTIDNNAPLLTEELDNTSFAFNGTVLAGQKAQRELWKRALDQTGGAFALGDAVGKRYVAKHFRPESKAAMSELVENLRAALKQNIANLDWMSDATKTEAFRKLSTFRPKIGYPDKWRDYSTVTIVPDNLVANVRALREYNRNDQVSRLDKPTDRDEWRMTPQTINAYYNPTFNEIVFPAAILQPPFFDLNADPAVNYGAIGAVIGHEMGHGFDDQGSKSDADGIQRNWWTAEDRNRFEVKTKALGAQYNTYCPIDGQCVNGQLTMGENIGDLGGLSMALTAYRLSLHGKPAPVLEGLSGEQRFFLAWAQIWNAKYREEALLNQLRTDPHSPARYRINGPLRNMDAWYEAFSVTDQHKLFVKPEDRVRIW; the protein is encoded by the coding sequence ATGCCTGTTTCGCAACGAATTCTTCCGACGCTGTTGTCATTGGGCCTTGGTCTAGGCTTGGCCGGCTTGGTACAAGCCGATGACGCTGTGTCTGGTAAACCTGTGTTTGGCAGCTTTGGAATCGCACTTTTGCATCGCGACCTGAACGTCCTGCCTGGCGATGATTTCAACCGATACGCCAACGGGATATGGCAGGACACTTACCAGTTGAAGGATCACGAAACGCGGTATGGCGCATTCACCCTGCTGAGTGACCAGGCGGAAATTGATGTCCGGGCCATCATCGAAGGCATCACGGATGATGATGCCAAGCGAGACCCCGAAGCGCAGCAGGTTCGCGACCTGTATCGCAGCGTGATGAATATCGAGGCGCGCAATCAAGCCGGCCTGAAGCCCATTCAGAAAGCGCTCGACCAAATCGCGCAGATCAAGAACTCGAAGGACTTGGCCGAGGCTTTTGGCCGGGCACCGATTGATGGCTCGATTTCGCCGTTCTTCGGGATCATTGGTCCCGATCGCAAAGCGCCTGAGCAGAACGTTCTGTCGCTCATCGTGGGCGGGCTTGGCCTGCCGGATCGTGAGTACTACACGGACCCAGCGCCCCGCTTCATCGAGATTCGCAAGGCGTATCGGGCGCATATCGCCAAGATGCTGTCGCTTGCTGGTTTCGATGAGACCGACGCGCGGGCCGAATCGATCATGAAGTTGGAGACCGAGATTGCCAAGCATCTTTGGCCTCGCGCGGAGCTGCGTGATCGCGACAAGACCTATAACCTGGTGTCGTTCAAGGATCTGAAGCAGACGTACAAGGGCTTTGACTGGGCGCTGTACTTCCGTGCCGCCGGCATCAAGCATCCGCCGAAGTCGCTGAACCTGAATACGCCGAGTGCGATGCCGCCGATCGTCGCCCTGACGCAATCGCAACCTGTTGCGGTCTGGCGTGACTACCTGCGCTTTCACACCATCGATAACAACGCGCCGTTGTTGACCGAGGAACTCGACAACACCAGCTTTGCGTTCAATGGCACCGTGCTGGCCGGCCAGAAGGCGCAGCGCGAGTTGTGGAAGCGCGCACTCGATCAGACCGGCGGTGCGTTTGCGCTCGGCGACGCCGTGGGTAAACGCTATGTCGCCAAGCACTTCCGACCGGAGTCGAAAGCGGCCATGAGCGAGCTCGTGGAAAACCTGCGGGCGGCGTTGAAGCAGAACATCGCGAATCTCGATTGGATGAGCGATGCCACAAAAACCGAGGCGTTCCGGAAACTCAGCACGTTTCGGCCCAAGATCGGTTATCCGGACAAGTGGCGTGACTACAGCACCGTGACGATCGTCCCAGACAACCTGGTGGCCAATGTTCGCGCGCTGCGGGAATACAATCGCAATGATCAAGTCAGTCGTCTCGACAAGCCAACGGATCGCGATGAATGGCGCATGACACCGCAAACCATCAACGCGTACTACAACCCGACGTTCAACGAGATCGTGTTTCCCGCTGCCATTCTGCAGCCGCCGTTCTTTGATCTGAACGCTGATCCGGCCGTCAACTATGGCGCGATTGGTGCCGTCATCGGTCACGAGATGGGCCACGGGTTTGATGACCAAGGCTCGAAATCGGATGCCGATGGCATTCAACGCAACTGGTGGACGGCTGAAGATCGCAATCGCTTCGAAGTCAAGACGAAGGCCCTTGGCGCGCAGTACAACACGTACTGCCCTATCGATGGCCAGTGCGTCAATGGCCAATTGACGATGGGCGAAAACATCGGCGACCTGGGCGGCCTGTCGATGGCTTTGACCGCGTACCGGTTGTCATTGCACGGCAAGCCGGCACCGGTTCTTGAGGGCTTGAGCGGCGAGCAGCGGTTCTTTTTGGCATGGGCGCAGATCTGGAACGCAAAGTATCGCGAGGAAGCGCTGTTGAATCAGCTGCGGACTGATCCGCATTCACCGGCGCGCTATCGCATCAATGGACCGTTGCGCAACATGGATGCATGGTATGAGGCGTTTTCGGTCACCGACCAGCACAAGCTTTTCGTGAAGCCGGAAGATCGCGTTCGGATTTGGTAG
- a CDS encoding esterase/lipase family protein yields MARTAKEDLGQDVAADTVVLLHGIWMRGFAMGMLARRFQAAGFRTKVFEYASLAHGADRSAERLGESLRQLSDGGGAVHLVGHSLGGLVALLATVDQSLPGRTICLGSPLLGSEAARRVAKFASWTMGESGDRLIAGLDHWRGPREVGVIAGRLPYGLAQVLGGFGDDNDGTVRVAETQLPGIQDHLVLPASHSGLVFSQDVANASVGFLRTGRFAFGSR; encoded by the coding sequence GTGGCACGCACGGCGAAAGAAGATCTAGGCCAGGATGTGGCCGCGGACACGGTCGTGCTGTTGCACGGCATCTGGATGCGTGGCTTTGCGATGGGCATGCTCGCCCGTCGCTTTCAAGCCGCAGGTTTTCGCACGAAAGTTTTTGAGTATGCATCGCTCGCGCATGGCGCAGATCGCTCGGCCGAGCGCCTGGGCGAATCGCTTCGTCAGCTGTCTGACGGTGGTGGGGCGGTTCACCTGGTCGGGCACAGTCTCGGTGGGCTGGTTGCGTTGCTCGCGACGGTGGATCAGTCCTTGCCGGGGCGGACAATATGCCTGGGGTCGCCGTTATTGGGATCCGAAGCAGCGCGCCGGGTCGCCAAGTTTGCGTCCTGGACCATGGGCGAGAGCGGCGATCGGTTGATCGCCGGACTCGATCATTGGCGCGGTCCGCGCGAAGTGGGCGTCATCGCAGGACGCCTGCCTTACGGCTTGGCGCAGGTGCTGGGTGGTTTTGGCGACGACAATGACGGCACCGTCCGCGTGGCCGAAACCCAGTTGCCTGGCATCCAGGATCATCTCGTCCTGCCTGCATCGCACAGCGGGTTGGTATTTTCGCAGGATGTGGCGAACGCCTCGGTGGGATTCTTGCGCACCGGCCGGTTTGCTTTCGGATCACGCTGA
- a CDS encoding sensor histidine kinase: protein MNAPFSNIRSDPHLPTHTIMAPRYCRPTSLAEPGFIAALVTWTAVIAMVWFNQSDSGILLSGNAARMLSLGMALLFMILVVLTTIVVDVWPSPVQLAMVALKGVCAFVITAATPSSAGPILLIIVMSEIAARLPMRQVWPVYFFTNLLLLLLLSRVWGWVGAWIGTFSYGGFQLFAIIVMQYAVRAEQTSAELKEVNAHLLATRSLLAESARDQERLRIARELHDVAGHKLTALKLQLTALSRRPALAEDESTQLAAQLADELLGDLRQVVKQMREQDGMNLRAAIEQLAAPFPKPKVILELDDAARVDSVVKADAIVRAVQEALTNAARHGQAEHLWIRLKREQDRIEIELCDDGRGAGTPVPGSGLLGMQERFHEVGGDVALSAEPGRGFRILAWVPAL, encoded by the coding sequence TTGAACGCCCCATTCAGCAACATCCGGTCAGACCCGCACTTGCCCACCCACACCATCATGGCGCCACGATACTGCCGACCCACCAGCCTTGCCGAACCCGGTTTCATCGCCGCTCTGGTGACGTGGACCGCGGTGATCGCGATGGTCTGGTTCAACCAATCAGATAGCGGCATCCTGCTGAGCGGCAACGCGGCGCGAATGTTGTCGCTCGGCATGGCACTGCTGTTCATGATTCTCGTGGTGCTGACCACCATCGTGGTCGACGTCTGGCCGTCTCCGGTGCAGCTCGCAATGGTCGCGCTGAAAGGGGTGTGCGCGTTTGTGATCACGGCCGCCACGCCGAGCTCGGCGGGACCGATCCTGCTCATCATTGTCATGAGCGAAATTGCCGCGCGTCTACCGATGCGGCAGGTTTGGCCAGTCTACTTTTTCACCAATCTCTTGCTCTTGCTCCTCCTGTCTCGGGTTTGGGGTTGGGTCGGCGCGTGGATTGGCACGTTCAGCTACGGTGGCTTTCAGCTCTTCGCGATCATCGTCATGCAGTACGCGGTGCGTGCCGAGCAGACCAGCGCTGAGCTCAAGGAGGTCAACGCGCACCTGCTCGCGACGCGCTCATTGCTCGCCGAGAGTGCCCGCGACCAAGAGCGGCTCCGCATCGCACGGGAGCTGCACGATGTAGCGGGTCACAAACTCACCGCGCTGAAGCTGCAGCTAACCGCTTTGAGTCGGCGCCCCGCACTGGCTGAAGACGAGTCGACCCAACTCGCCGCGCAGTTGGCCGACGAGTTGCTCGGCGATCTGCGCCAAGTGGTCAAGCAGATGCGCGAGCAGGACGGTATGAACCTGCGAGCCGCCATCGAGCAGCTCGCGGCGCCGTTTCCAAAGCCAAAGGTGATTCTGGAACTCGATGACGCCGCGCGCGTAGACAGCGTCGTCAAGGCCGATGCGATCGTGAGAGCGGTGCAGGAAGCGCTGACGAATGCGGCCCGGCATGGCCAAGCGGAGCATCTGTGGATTCGACTCAAGCGCGAGCAGGACCGCATTGAGATAGAACTGTGTGACGACGGCAGAGGCGCCGGGACACCCGTCCCCGGCAGCGGATTACTGGGTATGCAAGAACGCTTTCATGAAGTCGGCGGCGATGTAGCGCTGAGCGCCGAACCGGGTCGTGGCTTTCGCATTCTGGCCTGGGTGCCTGCCCTATGA
- a CDS encoding response regulator, translating into MNKIRVALVDDQALVRKGLAALLGGLPDVELVIEAQSGRDAFEQLSRISVDLIISDIRMADGNGIELIQRLRTRGNRTPVILLTTFDDPDLMLSAARVGAEGFLLKDASPEELLEAMRRVLRGDTLLQPVALESVRGQVQFHEPKSPVHWSQPALQQPNTSLGKIDLTEREQGVLRLLAGGYSNKEIARSLNLAEGTVKNYVSDILAKLETRDRTRAVLKAITMRLI; encoded by the coding sequence ATGAACAAGATTCGTGTGGCACTGGTCGACGATCAGGCGCTGGTTCGCAAAGGCCTGGCAGCGCTGCTTGGCGGTTTGCCGGACGTCGAACTCGTCATCGAAGCGCAGTCCGGCCGCGATGCGTTCGAACAGCTCAGTCGGATCAGCGTCGACTTGATCATCTCGGACATCCGCATGGCGGATGGCAACGGCATTGAGCTGATCCAGAGGCTCCGCACGCGCGGCAATCGCACGCCGGTAATTCTGCTGACAACGTTCGATGATCCAGACCTGATGCTGTCCGCAGCACGCGTGGGCGCGGAAGGGTTTCTGCTGAAGGACGCGTCACCTGAAGAACTGCTGGAGGCGATGCGACGCGTGCTTCGCGGTGACACGTTGCTGCAGCCTGTTGCACTCGAGAGCGTCCGTGGCCAAGTCCAGTTTCACGAGCCCAAATCGCCCGTGCATTGGTCGCAGCCGGCGTTACAACAGCCGAACACCAGTCTGGGCAAGATTGATCTGACCGAACGCGAACAAGGCGTGCTGCGCCTGCTGGCTGGCGGCTATTCAAACAAGGAAATCGCACGCTCGCTGAATCTGGCCGAAGGTACCGTCAAGAACTATGTCAGCGACATATTGGCCAAGCTCGAAACACGCGACCGCACGCGCGCCGTGTTGAAAGCGATCACGATGCGGCTGATCTGA